The following proteins are encoded in a genomic region of Alistipes shahii WAL 8301:
- a CDS encoding MFS transporter: MNLSSRSPLRWVPSLYFAMGLPFVVLNMVSAVLYKDLGISDAQIAFWTSLIMWPWTIKFLWSPFLELYRTKKFWVVGSQLLSGVLFGVAALSLQLPLFFSVSVAVFAVVAFSGATHDIAADGVYMSELSPASQAKYIGWQGAFYNLAKLVATGGLVWLAGWLYEGFSTSGTASFDAYVRSWTVVLLLLCVTLVALGLYHLRALPSGGSASEGRSLRDGLSGLKEVIAAFFTKRHIWYYIAFIILYRLGEGFVMKIVPLFLKADTASGGLGLTNQQIGLYYGTFGAGAFLLGSLLAGYYIARRGLRRTLFTLCCIFNLPFGVYALLAWFQPSSMWLVGGGIVVEYFGYGFGFVGLTLFMMQQVAPGRHQMAHYAFASGIMNLSVMLTGMASGFLSDLMSYRIFFLAVMLATIPAFVITRLVPFTYDDKPNDK, translated from the coding sequence ATGAATCTTTCTTCGCGTTCACCCCTTCGGTGGGTTCCGAGTTTGTACTTTGCGATGGGGCTACCGTTTGTGGTTCTGAACATGGTTTCTGCGGTTCTGTACAAGGACCTGGGGATCTCGGATGCTCAGATCGCGTTCTGGACCTCTCTGATCATGTGGCCATGGACGATCAAGTTTCTGTGGAGCCCTTTTTTGGAGCTTTACCGGACGAAGAAGTTCTGGGTCGTGGGGAGCCAGTTGTTGAGCGGCGTTCTGTTCGGCGTCGCGGCCCTGTCGCTTCAGCTTCCGCTGTTCTTCTCGGTCAGTGTTGCTGTCTTTGCGGTCGTTGCCTTCAGCGGGGCGACGCACGACATCGCGGCCGACGGAGTCTACATGTCGGAGCTATCGCCTGCGTCCCAGGCGAAATACATCGGCTGGCAGGGGGCGTTCTACAACCTTGCGAAACTGGTCGCCACGGGCGGTCTGGTGTGGCTTGCGGGGTGGCTTTACGAGGGTTTCAGCACCTCGGGGACCGCATCGTTCGACGCTTATGTCCGTTCGTGGACGGTCGTTTTGCTGCTCCTGTGCGTCACGCTCGTCGCTTTGGGCCTTTACCATCTCCGCGCGCTTCCTTCAGGCGGTTCGGCTTCAGAAGGCCGCTCGCTGCGGGATGGCCTTTCGGGCCTGAAAGAGGTTATCGCGGCGTTCTTCACCAAACGGCATATCTGGTACTATATCGCCTTCATCATCCTGTACCGGTTGGGCGAGGGCTTCGTGATGAAGATCGTTCCGCTGTTCCTCAAAGCGGATACCGCATCCGGGGGCTTGGGTCTTACGAACCAGCAGATCGGCCTTTACTACGGGACTTTCGGCGCGGGGGCGTTTCTGCTGGGCTCGCTTTTGGCGGGCTACTACATCGCCCGACGAGGTCTGCGGCGCACTCTTTTCACACTGTGCTGTATCTTCAACCTGCCGTTCGGGGTCTACGCCTTGCTTGCATGGTTCCAGCCTTCGAGCATGTGGCTCGTCGGCGGGGGCATCGTCGTGGAGTACTTCGGCTACGGCTTCGGCTTCGTGGGCCTGACGCTGTTTATGATGCAGCAGGTCGCTCCGGGGCGTCACCAGATGGCGCACTACGCTTTCGCTTCGGGTATTATGAACCTCTCGGTGATGCTCACGGGCATGGCTTCGGGCTTTTTGAGCGATCTGATGAGCTACCGGATCTTCTTCCTCGCGGTGATGCTCGCCACCATTCCGGCTTTTGTGATCACCCGGCTGGTTCCCTTTACCTATGACGACAAACCAAACGACAAATAA